The window ATTTTCTTCCCTACAATAATTGGCCACGCAATCGACAAGACCTTTTGCAATTTGTTTTCCGCGCAATTGAGGAGAAACGTAGGTGTGATCAATGATAACTCTGCCATTTTCAGTTGGCTTATAGGTAATTTCCGCTATAGGATTCTCTTCGTTTTCTCCTAAGTAAAAACATTTATTGCCTTTCTTGAAATCATAATTGGACATGATAAACCTCCTTAAGTATTGTTAGTAATGATATATTTACCCATATATAAAAGAATTCACGCATTTAGAGGTGATTTTTCAGTTGTTCTGAAGATTTTATTTTTCT is drawn from Alkalibaculum bacchi and contains these coding sequences:
- a CDS encoding GNAT family N-acetyltransferase; amino-acid sequence: MSNYDFKKGNKCFYLGENEENPIAEITYKPTENGRVIIDHTYVSPQLRGKQIAKGLVDCVANYCREENLKVLPLCSYAQKLMKKNEEYTDILDIDNQR